In Actinoplanes sp. NBC_00393, a single genomic region encodes these proteins:
- a CDS encoding TetR/AcrR family transcriptional regulator C-terminal domain-containing protein: MPDTAPRRRGRPARIDRARIVAAARDMDPQTLTMQAVAERLGVDRKALNYHVSDREGLLELVALDVLSGEVSEIPMPAGGDWRDQLRAFAHNMRAGLVRTGALFEYVRMPVAGGLAGIAAAEKLMESLVAAGFAERDAGRAIGFVAEFVFSSARDAVMIERFGEHPQVTELRKALDRVPEDQHRTLRRMMTGHFRANDEQLEFDLQVCIAGLEQILAKQI; this comes from the coding sequence ATGCCGGACACCGCACCCCGCCGCCGCGGCCGCCCAGCCCGGATCGATCGGGCCCGGATCGTGGCCGCCGCTCGCGACATGGATCCGCAGACGCTGACCATGCAGGCCGTCGCGGAACGGCTCGGCGTGGACCGCAAGGCGCTCAACTACCACGTCAGCGACCGGGAGGGGCTGCTCGAGCTGGTCGCGCTCGACGTGCTCAGCGGTGAGGTCAGCGAGATTCCGATGCCGGCCGGCGGCGACTGGCGCGATCAGCTCCGCGCGTTCGCCCACAACATGCGCGCGGGCCTGGTCCGCACCGGCGCGCTCTTCGAGTACGTCCGGATGCCGGTGGCCGGTGGGCTGGCCGGCATCGCGGCCGCGGAGAAGCTCATGGAGTCACTCGTCGCCGCCGGCTTCGCCGAGCGTGACGCCGGCCGTGCCATCGGGTTCGTGGCCGAGTTCGTCTTCTCCTCGGCGCGCGACGCGGTCATGATCGAGCGCTTCGGCGAGCACCCGCAGGTCACCGAGCTGCGCAAGGCGCTCGACCGGGTGCCCGAGGACCAGCACCGCACGCTGCGGCGGATGATGACCGGGCACTTCCGGGCGAACGACGAGCAGCTCGAGTTCGACCTGCAAGTGTGCATCGCCGGGCTGGAACAGATCCTCGCCAAACAGATATAA
- a CDS encoding helix-turn-helix transcriptional regulator translates to MTDTATWDVVEALPFTERGHPPHRHDVHQFLYVPLGRIVVTVDGREHPVGSTTGLWIPAQVEHSAWFSRDALIVAEHFDAWEHDLPYREATPVEVTSHARERLLARTRSGVEELGDAALFAVLTGLRGSRLPLPEPRSAIARAVARCLAGAPGDPRTATEWAAQHYTSSTSLRRAFRAETGLAFTEWRTRLRLNHSLDLLAKGMLVGAVAARVGFTSANGYILAFRRHFGETPGAYIARRNSPGGPHDGQLQDS, encoded by the coding sequence GTGACTGACACGGCGACATGGGACGTGGTGGAGGCGCTGCCGTTCACCGAGCGGGGACATCCGCCGCACCGTCACGATGTGCACCAGTTCCTCTACGTCCCGCTGGGCCGGATCGTCGTCACGGTGGACGGCCGCGAGCACCCGGTCGGCTCGACGACCGGCCTCTGGATCCCGGCGCAGGTCGAGCACAGCGCCTGGTTCAGCCGGGACGCGCTGATCGTCGCCGAGCACTTCGACGCGTGGGAGCACGACCTGCCGTACCGGGAAGCCACACCGGTGGAGGTGACCTCGCACGCCCGGGAGCGGCTGCTCGCGCGTACCCGGTCCGGTGTGGAGGAGCTGGGTGACGCCGCGCTGTTCGCGGTCCTGACCGGCCTGCGCGGCAGCCGGCTGCCGCTGCCGGAGCCGCGCAGCGCGATCGCCCGGGCCGTCGCCCGCTGCCTGGCCGGGGCGCCCGGCGACCCGCGGACCGCCACCGAGTGGGCGGCCCAGCACTACACCAGCTCCACCAGCCTGCGCCGGGCGTTCCGCGCCGAGACCGGGCTGGCCTTCACCGAGTGGCGCACCCGGCTGCGGCTCAACCACTCCCTGGACCTGCTGGCGAAGGGGATGCTGGTCGGCGCGGTCGCCGCCCGGGTCGGCTTCACCAGCGCGAACGGTTACATCCTCGCGTTCCGGCGGCACTTCGGTGAGACGCCGGGCGCCTACATCGCCCGCCGCAACTCCCCCGGAGGACCCCACGATGGCCAGCTTCAAGATTCGTAA
- a CDS encoding DUF1269 domain-containing protein, with translation MVVDTYTVYVGVYPSVAAAMADYETVKALHLERGLIDDYDAAVLERSAEHKTKIIRKHETPAKSGGGFGAGLGLAAGLAVAIFPFAAVGGGLLLATTAGGTVIGAVAGHAAAGMSRHDLKELGEYLDDGEAGLVVVAKGELGEQVELALHKTAEKVISRELKVDHAAIHQSVRAAAQPAG, from the coding sequence ATGGTTGTCGACACGTACACGGTCTATGTCGGCGTGTATCCCAGCGTGGCCGCAGCGATGGCGGACTACGAGACGGTGAAAGCTCTGCACCTGGAGCGAGGGCTGATCGACGACTATGACGCGGCCGTCCTGGAGCGCAGCGCGGAGCACAAGACGAAGATCATCAGGAAGCACGAGACGCCGGCCAAGAGTGGTGGTGGGTTCGGTGCCGGGCTTGGGCTGGCGGCCGGGCTGGCGGTGGCGATCTTCCCGTTCGCGGCGGTTGGTGGCGGTCTGCTGCTGGCCACCACGGCCGGCGGCACGGTGATCGGCGCGGTGGCCGGGCACGCCGCGGCTGGGATGAGCCGGCACGACCTGAAGGAACTCGGCGAGTACCTGGACGACGGGGAAGCCGGGCTGGTCGTGGTCGCCAAGGGTGAGCTGGGTGAGCAGGTGGAACTGGCCCTGCACAAGACCGCGGAGAAGGTGATCTCCCGCGAGCTGAAGGTGGACCACGCCGCGATCCATCAGTCGGTCCGGGCCGCGGCCCAGCCGGCCGGCTGA
- a CDS encoding HAD-IC family P-type ATPase, with protein MDQLMLAPAQGLTGAEAEARRRRGEANTAGKGGARGYAEILRTNVFSFFNLILFVIGATLLILGRYNDALISVGLGLINAVISAGQEIRAKRKLDRLQLLDRSGVLVVRDGREVEIDPSLVVRGDVLRVRPGDQIVVDGPLLDGGRLEADESLLTGESDPVVKHPGDDLRSGSLCVSGDGHQLARDVGAHSYAGRLTAEARRSTTDRTPLQRSIETIVRLVMALVALMSGAILGQAVIEGFTVLRVVQITAVLSGLVPYGLFFLIALAYTAGAVRIARHGALIQQVNAVESVSNVDVVCTDKTGTLTTGQLTVEEIIPLGATEYAEVAAILGSVAHNAATPNLTALALAAALPGEVWEVRDEVPFSSSLRWSGLVAAEGTWVLGAPDAFGPRLRRPLRAGEVTARTGRGLRVLLLARAEGPLRDDAGRPELPMLEPVGLVALADELRDDVVATIQRFREEGVEVKVLSGDDPRTVAAIARRAGLDADEPVPGADLDDMDDDALDRVVARTAVFGRVVPEHKERIVRALRRQGHYVAMIGDGVNDARALKQAQVGVAMRSGSAVTRDVADIVLVDDSFAALPPAQSEGRRIINGIGISLYVFLARVASQGLVIVAVTMLGLGFPYSPTQVGLTMFTVGIPTVFLTFWARATPPDPHLVRNLVRFVVPAAVVTATFGTAVYTALYELLTVGFSSGRTPERIIDEFEQYTGLQSGGDVDFTTASATILAQTGLSTFFCFASFLLILFLVPRSRVFAAWTSPTGEIRPVLLVCALCLIFAAILNVPVLWDYFGLMGPSRPVFLVVLPALILWYASLTAVLRFQLFDRLLGLQPPR; from the coding sequence GTGGACCAGCTGATGCTCGCCCCGGCGCAGGGACTGACCGGCGCGGAGGCCGAGGCCCGGCGCCGGCGGGGTGAGGCGAACACCGCCGGCAAAGGTGGCGCGCGCGGCTACGCCGAGATCCTGCGGACCAACGTCTTCTCGTTCTTCAACCTGATCCTGTTCGTCATCGGCGCCACCCTGCTGATCCTCGGCCGCTACAACGACGCCCTGATCAGCGTCGGCCTCGGCCTGATCAACGCGGTGATCAGCGCCGGGCAGGAGATCCGGGCCAAACGCAAGCTGGACCGGCTCCAGCTGCTCGACCGGTCCGGCGTGCTGGTGGTCCGCGACGGCCGGGAGGTGGAGATCGACCCGAGCCTGGTGGTCCGCGGCGACGTGCTGCGGGTCCGGCCCGGCGACCAGATCGTGGTGGACGGCCCGCTGCTCGACGGTGGCCGGCTGGAGGCCGACGAGTCGCTGCTCACCGGCGAGTCCGACCCGGTGGTCAAACACCCCGGCGACGACCTGCGCTCGGGCAGCCTCTGCGTGTCCGGGGACGGGCATCAGCTGGCCCGCGACGTCGGCGCGCACAGCTACGCCGGCCGGCTCACCGCCGAGGCCCGGCGCTCCACCACCGACCGGACACCGCTGCAGCGGAGCATCGAGACGATCGTCCGGCTCGTGATGGCGCTGGTCGCCCTGATGAGCGGCGCCATCCTGGGCCAGGCGGTGATCGAGGGGTTCACCGTGCTGCGGGTCGTCCAGATCACCGCGGTGCTGTCAGGACTCGTACCCTATGGGCTGTTTTTCTTGATCGCCCTGGCCTACACGGCCGGCGCTGTCCGCATCGCCCGGCACGGCGCCCTGATCCAGCAGGTCAATGCGGTCGAGTCGGTGAGCAACGTGGACGTGGTCTGCACCGACAAGACCGGCACGCTGACCACCGGGCAGCTCACCGTCGAGGAGATCATCCCGCTCGGCGCCACCGAATACGCCGAGGTCGCGGCCATCCTCGGCAGCGTGGCGCACAACGCGGCCACCCCGAACCTGACCGCTCTCGCGCTGGCCGCGGCACTGCCCGGGGAGGTCTGGGAGGTCCGCGACGAGGTGCCGTTCTCGTCGTCGCTGCGCTGGTCCGGCCTGGTCGCCGCGGAAGGCACCTGGGTGCTCGGGGCGCCGGACGCTTTCGGACCGCGGCTGCGCCGGCCACTGCGCGCCGGCGAGGTGACCGCGCGGACCGGGCGAGGACTACGGGTGCTGCTGCTGGCCCGCGCCGAAGGGCCGCTGCGCGACGACGCCGGACGGCCGGAGCTGCCGATGCTGGAGCCGGTCGGCCTGGTCGCCCTCGCCGACGAGCTGCGGGACGACGTGGTCGCGACGATCCAGCGGTTCCGCGAGGAAGGCGTCGAGGTCAAGGTTCTTTCCGGCGACGATCCGCGTACGGTCGCCGCGATCGCCCGCCGCGCCGGCCTGGACGCCGACGAGCCGGTCCCCGGCGCGGACCTCGACGACATGGACGACGACGCGCTGGACCGGGTGGTCGCCCGCACCGCCGTGTTCGGCCGGGTCGTCCCCGAGCACAAGGAACGCATCGTCCGCGCGCTCCGCCGGCAGGGTCACTACGTCGCCATGATCGGCGACGGGGTGAACGACGCCCGCGCCCTCAAGCAGGCACAGGTCGGCGTGGCGATGCGCAGCGGCAGCGCGGTCACCCGCGACGTGGCCGACATCGTGCTGGTGGACGACTCGTTCGCCGCGCTACCGCCGGCGCAGAGTGAGGGCCGCCGGATCATCAACGGCATCGGGATCTCGCTGTACGTCTTCCTCGCCCGGGTCGCCAGCCAGGGCCTGGTCATCGTCGCCGTGACGATGCTGGGGCTGGGCTTCCCGTACTCCCCCACCCAGGTCGGGCTGACCATGTTCACCGTCGGCATCCCCACGGTGTTCCTCACGTTCTGGGCGCGGGCCACCCCGCCAGACCCGCATCTGGTGCGCAACCTGGTGCGGTTCGTGGTCCCGGCCGCGGTGGTCACCGCCACGTTCGGCACGGCTGTGTACACCGCCCTCTATGAGCTGCTCACGGTGGGGTTCAGCTCCGGGCGTACGCCGGAACGCATCATCGACGAGTTCGAGCAGTACACCGGCCTGCAGTCCGGGGGCGACGTCGACTTCACCACGGCCTCCGCCACGATCCTGGCGCAGACCGGGCTGTCGACGTTCTTCTGCTTCGCCTCGTTCCTGCTGATCCTGTTCCTGGTGCCGCGCTCCCGGGTCTTCGCGGCATGGACCTCCCCGACCGGGGAGATCCGGCCGGTGCTGCTGGTCTGCGCGCTGTGCCTGATCTTCGCGGCCATCCTGAACGTGCCCGTGCTCTGGGATTACTTCGGGTTGATGGGGCCGTCCCGGCCGGTCTTCCTGGTGGTGCTGCCGGCTCTGATCCTCTGGTACGCCTCGCTCACCGCCGTGTTGCGCTTCCAGCTCTTCGACCGGCTGCTCGGCCTGCAGCCGCCGCGCTGA
- a CDS encoding GNAT family N-acetyltransferase → MSAPEITVATTAERAPIVDSLVAAFAQDPVLRHLFPDPETYPEYAAAFFGHLFDKRVHRQSIWTIGAGASVAIWEPPAADGVAPAGVAEPDLPADVLARMKTYDEAVHAALPRTPFWYLGVLGTHPASAGRGWGRAVMAAGLRRAAAEGLPSVLETSKPGNVELYRRAGWQVVGEVSAPLPIWIMQQ, encoded by the coding sequence GTGTCAGCACCCGAGATCACCGTGGCCACCACGGCCGAGCGAGCCCCGATCGTCGACTCCCTGGTCGCCGCGTTCGCGCAGGACCCGGTGCTGCGCCATCTCTTCCCGGACCCGGAGACATATCCGGAGTACGCGGCCGCCTTCTTCGGCCACCTCTTCGACAAGCGGGTCCACCGGCAGTCGATCTGGACGATCGGCGCCGGCGCGTCCGTGGCGATCTGGGAACCGCCGGCTGCCGACGGCGTGGCGCCGGCCGGAGTTGCCGAACCGGACCTGCCGGCCGATGTCCTGGCCCGGATGAAGACCTATGACGAGGCGGTGCACGCCGCCCTCCCGAGGACGCCGTTCTGGTACCTGGGCGTGCTCGGCACCCATCCGGCAAGCGCCGGCCGCGGCTGGGGCCGTGCCGTGATGGCCGCCGGCCTGCGCCGGGCCGCCGCCGAAGGGCTGCCGTCGGTCCTGGAGACCAGCAAACCCGGCAACGTCGAGCTCTACCGCCGCGCGGGCTGGCAGGTGGTCGGCGAGGTGTCCGCCCCGCTGCCGATCTGGATCATGCAGCAGTGA
- a CDS encoding ATP-binding protein yields the protein MTAREKDLLTEAASGGSALDRLIRAAARILRAPMAAVVRPGDGRPDPIGRRVIDANAPVVVEDAADGQRVVAYAGHPLHGPNGTATGAFYVADIVPRRWTGEDLANLRDLAAAAESEIAHGEARARLQAVLDGTNDAFVSMSADGRISAWNVAAEQLFGWPAAEALGRRATELMIPPRFRKAHDRGLARVRHTGASALAGRRLELTATDRDGREFPVEMTLQLHREHGEPVFHAFLHDITERTAARTDLEQERAFLQALLNSLDTGVAACDSEGQLAQFNPAMREIHGIGRRPVGAGEWAGTYHLFRPDGRTPMEADEVPLARAYAGETVQHEELVVCAPQRPPRRFLTNARPIDTADGRRLGAVVAMHEVTEAHRAETLRRCRHAVANSLSEAVSAREAAVAAATAVAIELGWACAEYWEIGEEIERAGSWARHADEDSSGRGVADAVRERDAVVWEVYEGCRTTIGLPVHSDHRVAGVLTFCTDTEMARDEDVLTVLHDIAAQVGRFVERRRAEDLTLALAAARRDFERVVSNVNDCVWTVEIMPDLHVRPVFITAGATGVFGGEPDDPEEQVERMHPDDLDAFLEFRDRLVDGHPAEVETRLLGHDGQTRWVWTRGTPRLEDDHLYVDGISTNVTERRELADRREQLLAGEQQQVRRLRELDRMKDELVAVVSHELRNPIGIIAAYTDSLLEEPELAGRPELAVIERTSAHLVHLVDDLLDLARFDIGQTAIDSRPLRPDRLLRQAVQEHQRQADAQPVTLVAEIGPLPVVPGDAARLRQVLDNLLSNAIKYTPAGGTVTVTADATETSIVFAVTDTGIGIPPEQYSQLFTRFFRASTATSRKIKGTGLGLAVTKAIVEAHSGTIAAEPGPSGGTRFTVTLPR from the coding sequence GTGACGGCGCGCGAAAAAGATCTGCTGACGGAGGCCGCCAGCGGGGGCTCCGCGCTGGATCGGCTGATCCGGGCGGCCGCCCGGATCCTGCGCGCCCCGATGGCGGCGGTGGTCCGTCCGGGCGACGGACGGCCGGATCCGATCGGCCGCCGGGTGATCGACGCGAACGCGCCGGTGGTCGTCGAGGACGCCGCTGACGGGCAGCGGGTGGTCGCCTACGCCGGACATCCGCTGCACGGCCCGAACGGGACCGCCACCGGCGCGTTCTACGTGGCCGACATCGTGCCGCGCCGGTGGACCGGCGAGGACCTCGCGAACCTGCGGGACCTGGCCGCCGCGGCCGAGTCGGAGATCGCGCACGGTGAGGCGCGGGCGCGGTTGCAGGCCGTTCTGGACGGTACGAACGACGCGTTCGTGTCGATGTCCGCCGACGGCCGGATCAGCGCCTGGAACGTGGCCGCGGAACAGCTGTTCGGCTGGCCGGCCGCCGAGGCGCTGGGACGGCGGGCCACCGAGTTGATGATCCCGCCCCGCTTCCGCAAGGCACACGACCGGGGTCTGGCACGGGTCCGGCACACCGGCGCCTCGGCGCTGGCCGGCCGCCGCCTGGAGTTGACCGCGACCGACCGGGACGGCCGGGAGTTCCCGGTCGAGATGACCCTGCAGCTGCACCGCGAGCACGGTGAGCCGGTGTTCCACGCGTTCCTGCACGACATCACCGAGCGCACCGCCGCGCGTACCGATCTGGAACAGGAGCGGGCCTTCCTGCAGGCGCTGCTGAACAGCCTGGACACCGGGGTGGCGGCGTGCGACAGCGAGGGGCAGCTGGCCCAGTTCAACCCGGCGATGCGGGAGATCCACGGGATCGGGCGGCGGCCGGTCGGCGCCGGGGAGTGGGCCGGCACGTACCACCTGTTCCGGCCGGACGGGCGTACCCCGATGGAGGCGGACGAGGTGCCGCTGGCCCGGGCGTACGCCGGAGAGACCGTGCAGCACGAGGAATTGGTGGTCTGCGCGCCGCAGCGGCCGCCGCGCCGTTTCCTGACCAACGCCCGGCCGATCGACACCGCCGACGGCCGGCGCCTCGGCGCCGTCGTCGCGATGCACGAGGTCACCGAGGCGCATCGCGCTGAGACGTTGCGCCGCTGCCGGCACGCGGTGGCGAACTCGCTCTCCGAGGCGGTCTCGGCCCGGGAGGCGGCGGTGGCCGCGGCCACCGCGGTCGCCATCGAACTGGGCTGGGCGTGCGCCGAGTACTGGGAGATCGGCGAGGAGATCGAACGCGCCGGATCCTGGGCCCGGCACGCCGATGAGGACAGCAGCGGGCGGGGCGTGGCTGACGCGGTCCGGGAGCGCGATGCCGTTGTCTGGGAGGTGTACGAGGGCTGCCGCACCACGATCGGCCTGCCGGTGCACAGCGACCACCGGGTGGCCGGCGTGCTCACCTTCTGCACCGACACCGAGATGGCCCGCGACGAGGACGTGCTCACCGTCCTGCACGACATCGCCGCGCAGGTCGGCCGCTTCGTGGAACGCCGCCGCGCCGAGGACCTGACACTGGCGCTGGCCGCCGCCCGGCGCGACTTCGAGCGGGTGGTCAGCAACGTCAACGACTGTGTCTGGACCGTGGAGATCATGCCGGACCTGCACGTCCGGCCGGTATTCATCACCGCCGGCGCGACCGGGGTGTTCGGCGGCGAACCCGACGACCCGGAGGAGCAGGTCGAGCGGATGCACCCGGACGACCTGGACGCCTTCCTCGAGTTCCGGGACCGGCTGGTCGACGGGCACCCGGCCGAGGTGGAGACCCGGCTGCTCGGGCACGACGGGCAGACCCGGTGGGTGTGGACCCGGGGCACGCCACGGCTGGAGGACGATCACCTCTACGTCGACGGGATCAGCACCAACGTCACCGAACGCCGGGAGCTGGCCGACCGGCGGGAGCAGCTGCTGGCCGGCGAGCAGCAGCAGGTCCGGCGGCTGCGCGAGCTGGACCGGATGAAGGACGAGCTGGTCGCGGTGGTGAGCCACGAGCTGCGCAATCCGATCGGGATCATCGCGGCGTACACGGATTCGCTGCTGGAGGAACCGGAACTGGCCGGCCGCCCGGAGCTCGCCGTCATCGAGCGCACCAGCGCCCACCTGGTGCACCTCGTCGACGACCTGCTGGATCTGGCCCGGTTCGACATCGGGCAGACCGCGATCGACTCCCGCCCGCTGCGCCCGGACCGGCTGCTGCGCCAGGCCGTCCAGGAGCATCAGCGTCAGGCCGACGCCCAGCCGGTCACCCTGGTCGCCGAGATCGGGCCGCTGCCGGTGGTGCCGGGCGACGCGGCCCGGCTGCGGCAGGTGCTGGACAACCTGCTCTCCAACGCGATCAAGTACACCCCGGCCGGCGGCACCGTGACGGTCACCGCGGACGCCACCGAGACGTCGATCGTCTTCGCGGTGACCGACACCGGCATCGGCATCCCGCCGGAGCAGTACTCCCAGCTCTTCACCCGGTTCTTCCGGGCGAGCACCGCGACCAGCCGCAAGATCAAGGGCACCGGGCTGGGGCTGGCGGTCACCAAGGCGATCGTGGAGGCGCACAGCGGCACGATCGCCGCCGAGCCGGGGCCGTCCGGCGGCACCCGGTTCACCGTGACACTGCCCCGGTGA
- a CDS encoding siderophore-interacting protein, which translates to MASFKIRKAVDPHVIMLDVVGSERISPNVVRVTLGGAGLDRFTPIGFDQWFRLFLPREGQDTLKLPTATSGLWYAQYLTTAKPKRPWVRNYTVRAFRDDPRELDVDFVVHLEEDGSCGPAASFALNAKAGDQVGLLDQGIGYNPRHEHDWTLIVADETGLPAVAGICESLPEDAKGVAIVELPSIEDKQDFRVPAGIELEWVPRNGHGGVPGGLALSRLRETAPREGSVYAYLVGESALVTGGRRHLVEEQRVPKNHVDFIGYWRHGRAAGN; encoded by the coding sequence ATGGCCAGCTTCAAGATTCGTAAAGCGGTCGACCCGCACGTGATCATGCTCGATGTGGTCGGCAGCGAGCGGATCTCGCCCAACGTGGTCCGGGTGACGCTGGGCGGCGCCGGCCTCGACCGGTTCACCCCGATCGGCTTCGACCAGTGGTTCCGGCTCTTCCTGCCGCGGGAGGGCCAGGACACCCTGAAGCTGCCGACCGCCACTTCCGGCCTCTGGTACGCGCAGTACCTGACCACCGCCAAGCCGAAGCGGCCGTGGGTGCGCAACTACACGGTCCGCGCCTTCCGCGACGACCCGCGCGAGCTCGACGTGGACTTCGTCGTGCACCTGGAGGAGGACGGCAGCTGCGGCCCGGCCGCGTCGTTCGCGCTGAACGCCAAAGCCGGCGACCAGGTCGGCCTGCTGGACCAGGGGATCGGCTACAACCCGCGGCACGAGCACGACTGGACGCTGATCGTCGCCGACGAGACCGGGCTGCCCGCGGTGGCCGGCATCTGCGAGTCGCTGCCCGAGGACGCCAAGGGCGTGGCCATCGTGGAGCTGCCGTCGATCGAGGACAAGCAGGACTTCCGGGTGCCGGCCGGCATCGAGCTCGAGTGGGTGCCGCGCAACGGGCACGGTGGGGTGCCGGGTGGGCTCGCCCTGAGCCGCCTGCGCGAGACGGCGCCGCGGGAGGGCAGCGTCTACGCCTACCTGGTCGGGGAGTCGGCGCTGGTCACCGGTGGCCGGCGGCACCTCGTCGAGGAGCAACGGGTGCCGAAGAACCACGTGGACTTCATCGGTTACTGGCGGCACGGGCGCGCCGCCGGCAACTGA
- a CDS encoding NmrA/HSCARG family protein, with protein MSEKKIIAVVGATGSQGGGLVKAILADPDGDYAVRALTRDTTSPRAQELVKLGAEVVQADNYDASSLERAFAGAYGAFLVTNFWAHMSAAKELEEATNLANAAKSAGLQHVIWSTLEDTRDHIPVTDDRMPTLQEAYKVPHFDAKAEADELFRAAGVPTTFLRTTFYWENLANGWGATRDADGVLTLTLPMGESRLAGIAVEDIGRTAYGILKAGPGSYAGRTVHIAGEHLTGEQIAAGLSRAVGEPVVYRPLTHDAYRDLGFPGADEAGNMLQYYTEFEDYFTGVRDLAEVRKLNPALQTFDQWLAANGHTIPTA; from the coding sequence ATGAGCGAGAAGAAGATCATCGCGGTTGTCGGCGCCACCGGTTCCCAGGGCGGCGGGCTCGTGAAGGCGATCCTGGCCGACCCCGACGGCGACTACGCGGTCCGGGCGCTGACCCGGGATACCACCTCGCCCCGGGCGCAGGAGCTGGTCAAGCTCGGCGCCGAGGTGGTCCAGGCGGACAACTACGACGCGTCGTCGCTGGAGCGGGCGTTCGCCGGGGCGTACGGAGCGTTCCTGGTGACGAACTTCTGGGCGCACATGTCGGCCGCCAAGGAACTCGAGGAGGCCACCAACCTCGCGAACGCGGCGAAGAGCGCCGGCCTGCAGCATGTGATCTGGTCGACGCTGGAGGACACCCGCGACCACATCCCGGTGACCGACGACCGGATGCCGACGCTGCAGGAGGCGTACAAGGTCCCGCACTTCGACGCCAAGGCCGAGGCGGACGAGCTGTTCCGCGCGGCGGGCGTGCCCACCACCTTCCTGCGCACCACCTTCTACTGGGAGAACCTGGCCAACGGCTGGGGCGCCACCCGCGACGCGGACGGCGTGCTCACCCTGACCCTGCCGATGGGGGAGAGCAGGCTGGCCGGCATCGCGGTCGAGGACATCGGCCGCACCGCGTACGGCATCTTGAAGGCCGGCCCCGGCTCCTACGCCGGACGTACCGTCCACATCGCCGGCGAGCACCTGACCGGAGAGCAGATCGCCGCGGGCCTGAGCCGCGCCGTCGGGGAGCCGGTCGTCTACCGCCCGCTCACCCACGACGCCTACCGCGACCTCGGCTTCCCGGGCGCCGACGAGGCGGGCAACATGCTCCAGTACTACACCGAGTTCGAGGACTACTTCACCGGCGTCCGCGACCTGGCGGAGGTCCGCAAGCTGAACCCGGCCCTGCAGACCTTCGACCAGTGGCTGGCCGCCAACGGCCACACCATCCCCACCGCGTGA
- a CDS encoding GAF domain-containing protein yields the protein MPQSGFEATTLDVLVDTRAETVTNLLQATTPVRDELQTAVQGLAARLDVPIAAVNLVRDDAVLVAAATGLSGWVAETRAIPAGWSVCPRVVNPDRPLLVDDLHAEEWGAFPGASLFGSLRAYAGVPLRVAGSVVGTVCALAPAPNTFDDGTVTVLEDWSSLAVRLLHRP from the coding sequence ATGCCCCAGTCAGGTTTCGAGGCCACCACTCTCGACGTGCTGGTCGACACCCGCGCCGAGACGGTCACCAACCTGCTCCAGGCCACCACCCCGGTACGCGACGAGCTGCAGACCGCCGTGCAGGGCCTCGCCGCCCGGCTCGACGTGCCGATCGCCGCGGTGAACCTGGTCCGCGACGACGCCGTCCTGGTCGCCGCCGCCACCGGGCTCAGCGGCTGGGTGGCCGAGACCCGCGCGATCCCGGCCGGCTGGTCGGTCTGCCCGCGGGTGGTGAACCCGGACCGGCCACTGCTCGTCGACGACCTGCACGCCGAGGAGTGGGGCGCGTTCCCGGGGGCGAGCCTGTTCGGGTCGCTCCGCGCCTATGCCGGTGTGCCGCTGCGGGTCGCCGGGTCGGTGGTCGGCACGGTGTGCGCCCTGGCGCCGGCGCCGAACACCTTCGACGACGGCACCGTGACTGTGCTGGAGGACTGGAGCAGCCTGGCCGTACGCCTGCTGCACCGTCCCTGA